A window of the Thermodesulfovibrionia bacterium genome harbors these coding sequences:
- a CDS encoding IS3 family transposase (programmed frameshift) gives MKKQRFTESQIMQILKQAEGGIPVADLCREYGMSTASFYKWRSKYGGMDAALLSEMKAMAEENKRLKRMYAESQMQNELLKEALGKKVVKPSQRKVMAHWAVQDKSVSIVLACTTFGISETCYRYRPVLNDENEEIADWLLRLTACHKRWGFGLCFLYLRNVKGFGWNHKRVYRIYRELELNLRIKPRKRLKREKPEPLAVPERPNDTWSMDFMADQLTNGRSFRTFNVLDDFNREGLGIEVDVSLPSERVTRALDRIIEWRGKPRKIRCDNGPENISATLCCWAETRGIQLDYIQPGKPQQNAYVERYNRTVRHEWMEMNDFATIEEAQLTATQWLWIYNNERPSMALGGITPAMKLAEALKLKPSTAGSC, from the exons ATGAAAAAGCAGCGATTTACGGAAAGCCAGATCATGCAAATACTGAAGCAAGCTGAAGGAGGAATTCCAGTGGCTGATTTATGCCGAGAGTATGGAATGAGTACTGCAAGTTTTTATAAATGGCGCAGCAAGTATGGTGGGATGGATGCTGCCTTGCTATCTGAAATGAAGGCGATGGCTGAGGAAAACAAACGGTTAAAGCGGATGTATGCGGAAAGCCAGATGCAGAATGAGCTGTTGAAGGAGGCGCTCG GGAAAAAAGTGGTAAAGCCCTCTCAGCGCAAAGTAATGGCACATTGGGCAGTGCAGGATAAGTCCGTTAGTATCGTTTTGGCCTGTACAACATTTGGCATTTCTGAGACCTGCTATCGCTATCGGCCGGTGCTCAACGATGAGAACGAGGAAATTGCCGATTGGTTACTCCGTTTGACGGCTTGCCACAAGCGCTGGGGCTTTGGTTTGTGTTTCCTTTATCTGCGTAATGTGAAGGGTTTTGGATGGAATCACAAGCGGGTGTATCGTATTTACCGTGAGCTGGAGCTGAATTTACGAATTAAGCCGCGCAAGCGGCTGAAGCGGGAGAAACCGGAGCCATTGGCTGTGCCAGAACGGCCCAATGACACATGGTCGATGGACTTTATGGCTGATCAGCTCACCAATGGCAGGTCTTTTCGAACCTTTAATGTGTTGGACGACTTTAACCGTGAGGGGTTAGGAATCGAAGTGGATGTATCGCTTCCATCAGAACGCGTTACGCGGGCTCTGGATCGGATTATTGAATGGCGTGGCAAACCCAGGAAGATTCGTTGTGATAACGGGCCGGAAAATATCAGTGCAACCCTTTGTTGTTGGGCAGAAACTCGAGGAATACAGCTTGATTACATTCAGCCAGGAAAGCCACAGCAAAATGCCTATGTAGAACGCTATAACAGAACTGTTCGGCATGAATGGATGGAGATGAATGACTTTGCAACCATTGAAGAGGCACAACTCACTGCGACACAGTGGTTATGGATTTACAATAATGAACGTCCGAGTATGGCACTTGGAGGTATCACGCCAGCAATGAAGTTGGCAGAAGCTTTAAAACTAAAACCTTCTACTGCAGGCTCCTGTTAA